A single Cyclopterus lumpus isolate fCycLum1 chromosome 1, fCycLum1.pri, whole genome shotgun sequence DNA region contains:
- the LOC117731071 gene encoding uncharacterized protein LOC117731071 isoform X2 — protein MTGLQYLACLATLFITHPGFVCSDIEFLERSEGESVLLPCAVEGSSLSPYGVYLKSSWLRPREVLFMHAHSAFSVEQEDDKQRIRVSGDPSGHALNVTIAHLSAGDTDRYYCEFMVANPSSVDQRIRGRTEFFLLVNADAPVSADIGLVETCSGGSAVLPCFPPHGEALAVEGVSLKRQRGRAPVEVLYHSKRHHGSGPPSSSSSQFPVERVQLSSAPGPGGLTYNLTLLQLQPDDSALYSCQLLLRGEPDANTGLGRRALFVSVQGGQCGCSNYSTLLYALSSAVVLLLLLLLLAFVAIYKGKARRGVKAHPQAPIYEEMTAAQPAGRKLRPRHLEETDSSEYTNCLVKKSCPENHYESHSEALGASSEAHK, from the exons ATGACCGGGCTCCAGTACCTGGCTTGTCTGGCCACTCTGTTCATCACACACCCTGGATTTG TATGCAGCGACATTGAGTTCCTGGAGAGGAGCGAGGGTGAATCGGTGCTTCTTCCCTGCGCGGTGGAGGGCAGCAGCCTTTCTCCCTACGGAGTGTACCTGAAGAGCAGCTGGCTGCGGCCCCGCGAGGTGCTGTTCATGCACGCGCACAGCGCCTTCAGCGTGGAGCAGGAGGACGACAAGCAGCGCATCAGAGTCAGCGGAGACCCGAGCGGCCACGCCCTCAACGTGACCATCGCGCACCTCAGCGCCGGCGACACGGACCGCTACTACTGCGAGTTCATGGTGGCCAACCCGTCCTCTGTGGACCAGCGGATACGTGGGAGGACGGAATTCTTCCTCCTCGTTAATGCTG ATGCCCCGGTGTCGGCGGACATAGGGTTGGTAGAGACGTGTTCCGGGGGCTCGGCCGTGCTCCCCTGTTTCCCCCCACACGGGGAGGCCTTGGCCGTGGAGGGGGTGAGTCTGAAGCGGCAGAGGGGCCGGGCGCCTGTGGAGGTGTTGTACCACTCAAAGCGTCACCACGGCAGCggccctccatcctcctcctcctcccagttcCCTGTCGAGAGGGTCCAGCTGTCCTCGGCGCCCGGTCCCGGGGGCCTCACCTACAACCTCACcttgctgcagctgcagccggaCGACAGCGCCCTCTACAGCTGCCAGCTGCTCCTGCGCGGCGAACCCGACGCCAACACCGGCCTCGGGAGGCGTGCGCTCTTTGTGTCCGTGCAAG GAGGTCAGTGCGGATGCTCCAACTACTCCACTCTGCTCTATGCTCTGTCCTCAGCtgtggtcctcctcctcctcctcctcctcctcgcatTTGTGGCGATCTACAAA GGCAAAGCACGCCGCGGTGTCAAGGCACACCCTCAGGCCCCCATCTACGAGGAGATGACCGCGGCACAGCCCGCCGGTCGAAAACTACGTCCCCGGCATCTGGAGGAAACGGATTCCTCCGAGTACACAAACTGCCTCGTAAAGAAATCCTGTCCTGAAAACCATTACGAGAGCCACAGCGAGGCCCTCGGCGCCAGCAGTGAGGCCCACAAATGA
- the LOC117731071 gene encoding uncharacterized protein LOC117731071 isoform X1 — MTGLQYLACLATLFITHPGFVCSDIEFLERSEGESVLLPCAVEGSSLSPYGVYLKSSWLRPREVLFMHAHSAFSVEQEDDKQRIRVSGDPSGHALNVTIAHLSAGDTDRYYCEFMVANPSSVDQRIRGRTEFFLLVNAGVFPFPFGDAPVSADIGLVETCSGGSAVLPCFPPHGEALAVEGVSLKRQRGRAPVEVLYHSKRHHGSGPPSSSSSQFPVERVQLSSAPGPGGLTYNLTLLQLQPDDSALYSCQLLLRGEPDANTGLGRRALFVSVQGGQCGCSNYSTLLYALSSAVVLLLLLLLLAFVAIYKGKARRGVKAHPQAPIYEEMTAAQPAGRKLRPRHLEETDSSEYTNCLVKKSCPENHYESHSEALGASSEAHK, encoded by the exons ATGACCGGGCTCCAGTACCTGGCTTGTCTGGCCACTCTGTTCATCACACACCCTGGATTTG TATGCAGCGACATTGAGTTCCTGGAGAGGAGCGAGGGTGAATCGGTGCTTCTTCCCTGCGCGGTGGAGGGCAGCAGCCTTTCTCCCTACGGAGTGTACCTGAAGAGCAGCTGGCTGCGGCCCCGCGAGGTGCTGTTCATGCACGCGCACAGCGCCTTCAGCGTGGAGCAGGAGGACGACAAGCAGCGCATCAGAGTCAGCGGAGACCCGAGCGGCCACGCCCTCAACGTGACCATCGCGCACCTCAGCGCCGGCGACACGGACCGCTACTACTGCGAGTTCATGGTGGCCAACCCGTCCTCTGTGGACCAGCGGATACGTGGGAGGACGGAATTCTTCCTCCTCGTTAATGCTG GTGTATTCCCTTTCCCTTTTGGAGATGCCCCGGTGTCGGCGGACATAGGGTTGGTAGAGACGTGTTCCGGGGGCTCGGCCGTGCTCCCCTGTTTCCCCCCACACGGGGAGGCCTTGGCCGTGGAGGGGGTGAGTCTGAAGCGGCAGAGGGGCCGGGCGCCTGTGGAGGTGTTGTACCACTCAAAGCGTCACCACGGCAGCggccctccatcctcctcctcctcccagttcCCTGTCGAGAGGGTCCAGCTGTCCTCGGCGCCCGGTCCCGGGGGCCTCACCTACAACCTCACcttgctgcagctgcagccggaCGACAGCGCCCTCTACAGCTGCCAGCTGCTCCTGCGCGGCGAACCCGACGCCAACACCGGCCTCGGGAGGCGTGCGCTCTTTGTGTCCGTGCAAG GAGGTCAGTGCGGATGCTCCAACTACTCCACTCTGCTCTATGCTCTGTCCTCAGCtgtggtcctcctcctcctcctcctcctcctcgcatTTGTGGCGATCTACAAA GGCAAAGCACGCCGCGGTGTCAAGGCACACCCTCAGGCCCCCATCTACGAGGAGATGACCGCGGCACAGCCCGCCGGTCGAAAACTACGTCCCCGGCATCTGGAGGAAACGGATTCCTCCGAGTACACAAACTGCCTCGTAAAGAAATCCTGTCCTGAAAACCATTACGAGAGCCACAGCGAGGCCCTCGGCGCCAGCAGTGAGGCCCACAAATGA
- the znf207b gene encoding BUB3-interacting and GLEBS motif-containing protein ZNF207b isoform X2 — protein MGRKKKKQMKPWCWYCNRDFDDEKILIQHQKAKHFKCHICHKKLYTGPGLAIHCMQVHKETIDSVPNAIPGRVDIELEIYGMEGIPEKDMQERRRTLEQKSQESQKKKANNQDDSDDDDDDDDEAGPSVQQVPAVQPQAGYATPMAQLGMPVAGGGVMHHGGYPGMPPMMPGVPPMMHGMPPNMHGMPPGMMQMGGMMPPMMPGMPGIPHGMPPHMAPRPGMPHMVQAAAAGVMPSRPAVPVAQPPVTKPLFPSAAQMGAGVHTAAVSSPPADLQSASQPPFPNTPQAQQSTSGAAASNSHSAAASSDPPKATFPAYTQPSASSCSSTSASSNPSSSTVAKPPATVATKPATLTTTSATSKLIHPDEDISLEELRAQLPRYQRLTPRPGQALVAAPPVVAVGSIMPPQQGMPPQQPGMRHPMHGQYGAPPQGMPSYMAGGMPPYGQGPPMVPSYQGGPPMGMRPPVMSPAGRY, from the exons ATGGgacgaaagaagaagaagcagatgaAGCCATGGTGCTG GTACTGTAATCGGGACTTTGATGACGAAAAGATCCTCATCCAACATCAGAAGGCAAAGCATTTTAAATGCCATATTTGCCACAAGAAGTTGTACACGGGCCCAGGCTTGGCTATCCATTGCATGCAG GTCCACAAGGAAACGATTGACAGTGTACCAAATGCAATTCCTGGAAGAGTAGACATTGAGCTGGAAATCTACGGCATGGAGGGGATTCCAGAAAAAGACATGCAGGAAAGGAGACGGACATTGGAACAGAAATCACAAG AGAGTCAAAAGAAGAAGGCAAACAATCAGGACGACtctgatgatgacgatgacgacgatgatgaagCCGGACCATCAGTTCAGCAGGTTCCTGCTGTCCAGCCCCAGGCAGGCTATGCTACCCCAATGGCCCAGCTTGGGATGCCTGTGGCTGGCGGAGGTGTGATGCACCATGGAGGATATCCAG GAATGCCTCCCATGATGCCTGGCGTTCCTCCCATGATGCACGGCATGCCCCCCAACATGCACGGAATGCCACCCGG CATGATGCAAATGGGTGGAATGATGCCTCCCATGATGCCAGGGATGCCCGGTATACCCCACG GAATGCCGCCTCACATGGCTCCAAGGCCAGGGATGCCCCACATGGTCCAAGCTGCTGCAGCCGGAGTGATGCCCAGTCGACCGGCAGTACCAGTGGCCCAGCCCCCTGTCACCAAACCCCTCTTCCCCAGTGCAGCACAG ATGGGCGCTGGTGTTCACACAGCCGCCGTTTCCTCTCCACCTGCAGACCTTCAGTCTGCCTCTCAGCCTCCCTTTCCTAACACGCCACAA GCCCAGCAGAGCACTTCAGGAGCTGCGGCTTCAAACTCCCACAGTGCAGCCGCGTCCTCCGACCCTCCCAAAGCAACATTCCCCGCCTACACCCAGCCCTCTGCCTCTTCTTGCTCTTCCACTTCTGCTTCTTCTAACCCCTCTAGCAGCACTGTGGCCAAACCCCCGGCCACAGTCGCCACCAAACCTGCCACCCTCACCACCACGAGTGCAACTAGTAAGTTGATCCATCCTGATGAGGATATCTCACTG GAGGAATTGAGGGCCCAGTTGCCCCGTTACCAGCGACTCACACCCAGGCCGGGTCAGGCCCTTGTGGCTGCTCCCCCTGTGGTGGCAGTGGGCAGCATAATGCCCCCACAGCAAGGCATGCCACCACAGCAGCCTGGCATGAGGCATCCCATGCATG GTCAGTATGGCGCTCCTCCTCAGGGCATGCCCAGCTACATGGCCGGGGGGATGCCTCCATACGGGCAGGGTCCTCCTATGGTGCCCTCTTACCAGGGAGGCCCTCCCATGGGCATGAGGCCGCCCGTCATGTCTCCGGCTGGGCGCTACTGA
- the znf207b gene encoding BUB3-interacting and GLEBS motif-containing protein ZNF207b isoform X1, with amino-acid sequence MGRKKKKQMKPWCWYCNRDFDDEKILIQHQKAKHFKCHICHKKLYTGPGLAIHCMQVHKETIDSVPNAIPGRVDIELEIYGMEGIPEKDMQERRRTLEQKSQESQKKKANNQDDSDDDDDDDDEAGPSVQQVPAVQPQAGYATPMAQLGMPVAGGGVMHHGGYPGMPPMMPGVPPMMHGMPPNMHGMPPGMMQMGGMMPPMMPGMPGIPHGMPPHMAPRPGMPHMVQAAAAGVMPSRPAVPVAQPPVTKPLFPSAAQAQQSTSGAAASNSHSAAASSDPPKATFPAYTQPSASSCSSTSASSNPSSSTVAKPPATVATKPATLTTTSATSKLIHPDEDISLEELRAQLPRYQRLTPRPGQALVAAPPVVAVGSIMPPQQGMPPQQPGMRHPMHGQYGAPPQGMPSYMAGGMPPYGQGPPMVPSYQGGPPMGMRPPVMSPAGRY; translated from the exons ATGGgacgaaagaagaagaagcagatgaAGCCATGGTGCTG GTACTGTAATCGGGACTTTGATGACGAAAAGATCCTCATCCAACATCAGAAGGCAAAGCATTTTAAATGCCATATTTGCCACAAGAAGTTGTACACGGGCCCAGGCTTGGCTATCCATTGCATGCAG GTCCACAAGGAAACGATTGACAGTGTACCAAATGCAATTCCTGGAAGAGTAGACATTGAGCTGGAAATCTACGGCATGGAGGGGATTCCAGAAAAAGACATGCAGGAAAGGAGACGGACATTGGAACAGAAATCACAAG AGAGTCAAAAGAAGAAGGCAAACAATCAGGACGACtctgatgatgacgatgacgacgatgatgaagCCGGACCATCAGTTCAGCAGGTTCCTGCTGTCCAGCCCCAGGCAGGCTATGCTACCCCAATGGCCCAGCTTGGGATGCCTGTGGCTGGCGGAGGTGTGATGCACCATGGAGGATATCCAG GAATGCCTCCCATGATGCCTGGCGTTCCTCCCATGATGCACGGCATGCCCCCCAACATGCACGGAATGCCACCCGG CATGATGCAAATGGGTGGAATGATGCCTCCCATGATGCCAGGGATGCCCGGTATACCCCACG GAATGCCGCCTCACATGGCTCCAAGGCCAGGGATGCCCCACATGGTCCAAGCTGCTGCAGCCGGAGTGATGCCCAGTCGACCGGCAGTACCAGTGGCCCAGCCCCCTGTCACCAAACCCCTCTTCCCCAGTGCAGCACAG GCCCAGCAGAGCACTTCAGGAGCTGCGGCTTCAAACTCCCACAGTGCAGCCGCGTCCTCCGACCCTCCCAAAGCAACATTCCCCGCCTACACCCAGCCCTCTGCCTCTTCTTGCTCTTCCACTTCTGCTTCTTCTAACCCCTCTAGCAGCACTGTGGCCAAACCCCCGGCCACAGTCGCCACCAAACCTGCCACCCTCACCACCACGAGTGCAACTAGTAAGTTGATCCATCCTGATGAGGATATCTCACTG GAGGAATTGAGGGCCCAGTTGCCCCGTTACCAGCGACTCACACCCAGGCCGGGTCAGGCCCTTGTGGCTGCTCCCCCTGTGGTGGCAGTGGGCAGCATAATGCCCCCACAGCAAGGCATGCCACCACAGCAGCCTGGCATGAGGCATCCCATGCATG GTCAGTATGGCGCTCCTCCTCAGGGCATGCCCAGCTACATGGCCGGGGGGATGCCTCCATACGGGCAGGGTCCTCCTATGGTGCCCTCTTACCAGGGAGGCCCTCCCATGGGCATGAGGCCGCCCGTCATGTCTCCGGCTGGGCGCTACTGA